The following coding sequences are from one Lusitaniella coriacea LEGE 07157 window:
- a CDS encoding glycosyltransferase, whose amino-acid sequence MTIAYLINQYPKVSHSFIRTEIAGVEACGIPVARFAIRACRGELADEADRAELEKTRVVLDVGIFGLLVHLVWVLFSRPLPFFRGLWLAVAVGWGSERGLLNHFAYLAEACVLLHWFARSRVDRVHAHFGTNSTTVAMLCRELGGPPYSFTVHGPEEFDKVRAIALPEKIDRAAFIVAISSFGRSQLYRWCDREQWEKIHVVHCGVDSAFLDRSPLPIPNEPNLVCVGRLCEQKGQLLLLKAARQLAAENVEFHLTFVGDGELRQPIEEAIAQWGLRDRVKITGWASAKEVQRQILAARTMVLPSFAEGLPVVIMEALALNRPVLSTYVAGIPELVEPGVSGWLVPPGCVESLTATLKTALRAPSSELEKMGKTGATRVARSHNALTEAKKLAQLFQTLNSEL is encoded by the coding sequence ATGACGATCGCGTACCTTATTAATCAGTATCCTAAAGTCAGTCACAGCTTTATCCGCACTGAAATTGCCGGGGTTGAAGCTTGTGGGATTCCCGTGGCTCGATTCGCAATTCGGGCGTGTCGCGGCGAGTTGGCGGACGAAGCCGATCGCGCGGAGTTGGAAAAAACCCGCGTGGTCTTGGATGTGGGGATTTTTGGCTTGCTCGTTCACTTGGTTTGGGTGCTGTTTTCCCGTCCGTTGCCCTTTTTTCGCGGATTGTGGTTGGCGGTGGCAGTGGGATGGGGTTCGGAGCGAGGTTTACTCAATCATTTCGCTTATTTAGCGGAAGCTTGCGTTCTGTTACATTGGTTTGCGCGATCGCGCGTCGATCGCGTCCATGCCCATTTTGGTACCAATTCAACCACCGTCGCCATGCTCTGCCGAGAATTAGGCGGTCCCCCCTACAGCTTTACGGTACACGGTCCGGAGGAATTTGATAAAGTTCGCGCGATCGCGCTGCCAGAAAAAATCGATCGCGCGGCATTTATCGTTGCCATTAGCTCTTTTGGGCGCAGTCAGCTCTATCGCTGGTGCGATCGCGAACAGTGGGAAAAGATCCACGTTGTCCATTGTGGAGTAGATTCGGCATTCCTCGATCGTTCTCCCCTCCCCATTCCCAACGAACCCAACCTCGTCTGCGTGGGGCGTTTGTGCGAGCAAAAAGGTCAACTCCTCCTCCTTAAAGCCGCGCGCCAACTCGCTGCCGAAAATGTTGAATTTCACCTCACATTCGTGGGGGATGGAGAGTTACGCCAGCCGATTGAAGAAGCAATTGCTCAATGGGGATTGCGCGATCGCGTCAAAATTACGGGTTGGGCGAGTGCAAAAGAAGTACAGCGCCAAATCCTCGCCGCACGAACAATGGTCTTACCCAGTTTTGCCGAAGGATTGCCCGTTGTGATTATGGAAGCCCTCGCCCTCAATCGTCCCGTCCTCAGCACCTACGTCGCAGGTATTCCCGAACTCGTCGAACCGGGCGTATCGGGGTGGCTCGTTCCCCCCGGTTGTGTCGAATCCCTCACCGCCACTCTCAAAACTGCCCTACGCGCCCCCAGCAGCGAATTAGAAAAAATGGGCAAAACCGGAGCAACTCGCGTAGCGCGCTCCCACAACGCCCTCACCGAAGCAAAAAAACTCGCGCAACTATTCCAAACCCTGAATTCTGAACTCTGA
- the nblR gene encoding response regulator transcription factor NblR, with amino-acid sequence MASATLDPTPCVLFVKTDETFTQRASLDLQEAGYTTIALLEVQKSLPRFIELQPAMVVVDQTLAGESGFNLCRQIRKIGNRVPVLILMANESVEDRAACLEAGADDYLLKPYRTETFLQLVRLYLQPNDPPSEQLRFGELALDLTTRSAFRNGRSIDLTMKEFELLKYLMSHPREVLAREQILENVWGYDFMGESNVIEVYIRYLRLKIEEEGEKRLIQTVRGVGYVLRES; translated from the coding sequence ATGGCATCTGCAACCTTAGATCCCACTCCTTGTGTCTTGTTTGTCAAAACTGATGAAACTTTCACGCAGCGAGCAAGCTTAGATTTACAAGAAGCAGGTTATACAACAATTGCGCTTCTAGAAGTTCAAAAAAGTTTGCCTCGGTTTATCGAACTTCAACCTGCAATGGTGGTTGTAGATCAAACCCTGGCGGGGGAATCGGGATTTAACCTCTGTCGCCAAATTCGCAAAATCGGCAATCGGGTTCCGGTGTTGATCTTGATGGCAAATGAATCTGTTGAAGATCGCGCGGCTTGTTTGGAAGCGGGTGCGGATGATTATCTGCTCAAGCCCTATCGCACCGAGACGTTTTTACAGTTGGTGCGCCTGTATTTGCAACCGAACGATCCCCCCAGCGAACAGTTGCGTTTTGGGGAGTTGGCTTTGGATTTGACAACGCGCAGTGCTTTTCGGAACGGGCGTTCCATCGATTTAACGATGAAGGAGTTTGAGTTGCTGAAGTATTTGATGTCCCATCCTCGCGAGGTGCTGGCGAGAGAGCAGATTTTGGAGAATGTTTGGGGCTACGATTTTATGGGCGAGTCGAATGTGATTGAGGTGTATATTCGCTATTTGCGCCTCAAAATTGAGGAGGAAGGGGAAAAGCGGTTGATTCAAACGGTTCGTGGCGTGGGCTATGTGTTGCGGGAGTCTTGA
- a CDS encoding RpnC/YadD family protein: MTSPIDHDAIFKELLSTFFLDFLELFVPRVLEYAEPSELSLEPTETVREVFSPIGQGKKKVADVVARLSFRDQEACFLVHVESQSSAYSEEDFRWRMFHYFSRLHEKYRLPVYPIALFTFDEPFQEQENSYVVSFPDREVLSFNFVSIQLNRLNWRDFLERENPVASALMAKMRIAPSDRAQVKAECLRLLATLELNPQKMEFISGFIGTYLRLTEKEEKQFQQAIERMDLTTKERMMQFVTDWQEKGREQGRQEGLQEGLQEGQITQRQEDILRILEVRFEEISGETRELVGKIEDIEVLGTLLVQSVTAQSLEAFELVANQSVAEVMFENGEQSLGESQGELEV, from the coding sequence GTGACATCTCCCATCGACCATGACGCGATTTTCAAAGAGCTACTCTCTACATTTTTTCTGGATTTTCTCGAACTGTTTGTCCCTCGAGTTCTTGAATATGCCGAACCAAGCGAGCTGAGCTTAGAACCAACAGAAACGGTTCGCGAGGTGTTCAGTCCCATAGGACAAGGAAAGAAGAAAGTTGCCGATGTTGTTGCTCGTCTCTCATTTCGCGACCAAGAAGCGTGTTTTTTAGTTCATGTTGAGAGCCAGTCAAGTGCCTATAGCGAAGAAGATTTTCGCTGGCGGATGTTTCATTACTTTTCGCGATTACACGAGAAATACCGCCTTCCCGTCTATCCCATTGCCCTGTTTACCTTTGACGAGCCTTTTCAAGAGCAGGAAAATAGTTATGTGGTGAGCTTTCCAGATCGAGAGGTTTTATCATTTAATTTTGTGAGCATTCAACTCAATCGGCTCAACTGGCGAGATTTTCTTGAGCGGGAAAACCCAGTGGCTTCTGCACTCATGGCTAAAATGAGAATAGCTCCTTCCGATCGCGCTCAGGTCAAAGCTGAGTGTTTGCGGTTACTTGCTACCCTTGAGTTGAACCCGCAGAAGATGGAGTTTATTTCTGGGTTTATCGGGACGTATTTACGTTTAACGGAGAAAGAGGAAAAGCAGTTTCAACAAGCAATCGAACGGATGGATTTAACGACAAAGGAGCGCATGATGCAATTTGTAACAGATTGGCAAGAGAAAGGGCGCGAACAAGGACGACAGGAGGGATTGCAGGAGGGATTACAGGAAGGTCAGATAACACAAAGACAAGAAGATATTCTTCGCATTCTTGAGGTTCGTTTTGAAGAGATTTCTGGGGAAACAAGAGAGCTAGTCGGGAAGATAGAAGATATTGAGGTGCTTGGGACTCTGCTGGTTCAGTCAGTCACAGCCCAATCTTTGGAGGCATTTGAGTTGGTTGCGAATCAATCTGTTGCTGAAGTGATGTTTGAAAATGGGGAGCAGAGTTTGGGTGAAAGTCAGGGTGAGTTAGAAGTCTAG
- a CDS encoding GumC family protein, whose amino-acid sequence MQELPPSNTNELSTPPKGGVNLSVYVRIVKRYALLIAGITGGVLGAMLYLLPQDPPRYTGSFQVLVEPVTSAAKAADPTAIARTEKGAPNDSLFNLDYPTQIAILTGPSILEAIAQQLQNITPEDVQGILKSQNLQPQELEAITQQVQQLGPGEIGSGLSVVRIGAEGETFDREKATKILQISYEGLNTKVVTIVLEKTAEKYLKYSLEEQKTRIRQGVRFIEEQLPELQKRVDLLQKKQQQLQEQYELISPDTKGEELFTQVRELTSQQLEIQGEYLELQTLYANLQKQLALTPQEAIAASALSEDPNRTQLLGEIKDIEAKIAIESTRFTPNSPNIIALERKRANLLALLNRETQRILGENFTGTAENSQVLSYQNSLRLDLISQLIDTANKIQILQVRNQSIDSAKTYLEKEAKQIPKIARQYNEVERQLQLTKGILNQLLTQRETLRVEAAQNEIPWELVSKPFVPEWPSSSASKKKKLIVGLGGGLMLGIATALAIDRLRNRFATTADIEDITQMPLLGEIPAAKNPPEALPLSNGIEAIAAFEQAHPHNARFLESFEALYASLHFLYASPPLRSVVVTSAESGDGKSTIARYLAQAVAATGQRVLLVDANLRQPQLHHEFDLPNDKGLSDLLLHPKSPGSCIQPVPQIETLFLLSAGNAHPEAAKRLGGQQMEDLLRDLQQAFDLVIFDTPNLTNYKDGSFLTAHTDGMLLVVGLRKTRVTRVKKLVTQLNVFRIPYLGVVVNRARRSFSLPFSNVPTLVAKPDGETILFEPPAQSRRDPLRGARKDLPKGSTHSNRRTPISSEEKHPSPLLEDSQE is encoded by the coding sequence TTGCAAGAACTCCCTCCCTCAAACACCAATGAATTAAGCACGCCGCCGAAAGGGGGGGTCAACTTAAGTGTTTACGTACGGATCGTCAAGCGCTATGCCCTATTAATTGCAGGCATAACCGGAGGGGTTTTGGGTGCAATGCTCTATTTGCTCCCCCAAGATCCGCCCCGCTACACGGGCAGTTTCCAAGTCCTGGTCGAACCCGTCACCTCCGCCGCAAAAGCAGCCGATCCCACCGCGATCGCGCGAACCGAAAAAGGAGCGCCCAACGACAGTCTTTTTAACCTAGACTATCCCACGCAAATTGCCATTCTCACTGGGCCCAGCATTTTAGAAGCGATCGCGCAGCAACTGCAAAACATCACCCCAGAAGACGTTCAAGGGATCTTAAAATCCCAAAATCTCCAACCCCAAGAACTCGAAGCCATTACGCAGCAAGTGCAACAGCTTGGCCCCGGAGAAATTGGCAGTGGATTGAGCGTCGTGCGCATCGGTGCGGAAGGCGAAACATTCGATCGCGAAAAAGCCACCAAAATCCTGCAAATCAGCTACGAAGGTCTAAATACCAAAGTCGTGACCATCGTCCTAGAAAAAACCGCCGAGAAATACCTCAAATACTCCCTCGAAGAACAAAAAACGCGCATTCGCCAAGGCGTTCGATTCATTGAAGAGCAACTCCCCGAACTCCAAAAGCGCGTCGATCTCCTGCAAAAAAAACAACAGCAACTCCAAGAACAATACGAACTCATTAGCCCCGACACCAAAGGCGAAGAACTCTTCACCCAAGTGCGCGAACTCACCAGCCAACAACTGGAGATCCAAGGGGAATATTTGGAACTGCAAACCTTGTATGCGAACCTGCAAAAACAACTCGCGCTCACGCCTCAAGAAGCGATCGCGGCATCCGCATTAAGCGAAGACCCCAACCGCACCCAACTCCTGGGGGAAATCAAAGACATTGAAGCAAAAATCGCGATCGAATCCACCCGCTTTACCCCCAATAGCCCTAATATCATCGCCCTAGAGCGCAAACGCGCCAATTTGCTCGCCCTCCTCAACCGCGAAACCCAACGCATTTTAGGGGAAAACTTCACCGGAACCGCAGAAAACTCCCAAGTCCTCAGCTATCAAAACAGCCTGCGTCTCGACTTAATCTCGCAACTCATCGACACCGCCAACAAAATTCAAATTCTGCAAGTCCGCAACCAATCTATTGACTCCGCCAAAACTTACCTCGAAAAGGAAGCCAAACAAATTCCCAAAATTGCCCGCCAATACAACGAAGTCGAACGGCAACTACAACTAACCAAAGGCATTCTCAATCAACTCCTGACCCAACGGGAAACCCTGCGCGTCGAAGCCGCCCAAAATGAAATTCCTTGGGAATTGGTATCCAAACCCTTCGTCCCGGAATGGCCCAGCAGCAGCGCCTCAAAGAAAAAGAAACTCATTGTTGGACTCGGTGGCGGTTTAATGTTAGGCATCGCCACAGCACTCGCGATCGATCGACTGCGCAATCGCTTCGCCACCACCGCAGACATCGAAGACATTACGCAAATGCCCCTTTTAGGGGAAATTCCGGCAGCGAAAAACCCTCCGGAAGCCCTTCCCCTCTCCAATGGGATTGAGGCAATCGCCGCCTTCGAGCAGGCGCACCCCCACAACGCCCGCTTCCTCGAATCCTTTGAAGCCCTGTACGCAAGTTTGCATTTTCTCTATGCCAGTCCTCCCCTGCGTTCGGTAGTGGTAACCTCAGCCGAGTCGGGAGATGGGAAATCGACGATCGCGCGCTACCTCGCTCAAGCCGTTGCAGCAACGGGACAGCGCGTCCTACTCGTAGATGCCAACCTGCGCCAACCTCAATTGCACCACGAATTTGACCTCCCCAATGACAAAGGACTCAGCGATCTGCTGTTGCATCCCAAATCTCCAGGATCGTGCATTCAACCCGTCCCCCAAATAGAGACTCTCTTTCTGCTCTCGGCGGGCAATGCCCATCCCGAAGCCGCCAAACGATTGGGGGGACAACAAATGGAAGATTTGCTCCGAGACTTGCAGCAAGCCTTCGATCTGGTGATTTTCGACACGCCCAACCTGACGAACTATAAAGATGGCAGTTTCTTAACCGCTCATACCGACGGGATGTTATTGGTGGTGGGATTGCGCAAAACCCGCGTCACCAGGGTCAAAAAACTCGTCACTCAACTCAATGTCTTTCGCATTCCTTATTTGGGAGTTGTGGTCAATCGCGCTCGCCGCAGTTTTTCTCTGCCGTTCTCCAATGTACCCACCTTGGTGGCAAAACCCGACGGAGAAACGATCCTCTTTGAACCTCCCGCACAATCTCGAAGAGATCCGCTTCGCGGCGCGCGAAAGGATCTGCCGAAGGGCAGCACGCACAGCAACCGTCGCACTCCAATAAGCTCAGAAGAAAAACACCCTTCGCCCCTTCTCGAAGACTCCCAGGAGTGA
- a CDS encoding oligosaccharide flippase family protein, with protein sequence MPSLKSLALKGTLWTIIGYGASQILRFGSNLILTRLLFPEIFGLMTLVYTFIVGLSLFSDIGINPGIIRSDRGDDPEFLNTAWTLQVLRSIVIWLCCLAIAFPAAQIYNEPRLLWLIPIVGFNVILAGFKSTAVITLNRHLAIAKLTLVNLTLQIISIAVMVAWASFHPTIWALIVGNTVSSLLELFVSHRLIPGTKNTFAWDRAAVKELLSFGTWVFISTAMTFLASQSDRLILGKVLSIEMLGIYSIAFTLSEVPRQVVLAVSDRVIFPAISKLGDLPREAMLAKLEKPRFPVLIALAFGLAILTVFGDLLIRFLYDARYDEAGWMLPILALGIWPIVLTQSLDSCLFVIGKIRSVVVGTFLSFLVLAIGIPLGTRFWGPIGAVIAVALSNLPPYIAITFGLWRHRLACLKQDLITTVLFVGFLALFVWGRSALGWGYPW encoded by the coding sequence ATGCCCTCTCTCAAAAGCCTCGCCCTCAAAGGAACGCTCTGGACAATTATCGGATACGGCGCGAGTCAAATCCTGCGCTTTGGCAGCAACTTAATCCTCACGCGCTTGCTCTTCCCCGAAATTTTTGGGTTAATGACGCTGGTTTACACCTTTATTGTTGGGTTGTCCCTCTTCTCCGATATTGGCATCAATCCCGGCATTATTCGCAGCGATCGCGGCGACGATCCCGAATTTCTCAATACCGCCTGGACGCTTCAAGTGTTGCGCAGTATTGTAATTTGGCTTTGTTGTCTCGCGATCGCGTTTCCCGCCGCCCAAATTTACAACGAACCGCGACTGCTATGGTTGATTCCCATCGTCGGCTTCAACGTCATTCTTGCTGGTTTTAAATCCACTGCTGTCATTACTCTCAATCGCCATCTCGCGATCGCGAAACTCACCCTCGTCAACTTAACCCTACAAATAATATCCATCGCCGTCATGGTCGCCTGGGCGAGCTTCCATCCCACAATCTGGGCATTAATCGTCGGCAATACCGTCTCCAGTCTTCTCGAACTCTTCGTTAGCCACCGCTTGATTCCAGGAACCAAAAATACCTTCGCTTGGGATCGAGCGGCAGTCAAAGAACTACTCTCCTTCGGCACCTGGGTCTTTATCTCAACCGCAATGACCTTCCTTGCCAGTCAATCGGATCGCTTAATTTTGGGGAAAGTCCTCTCCATCGAAATGCTGGGAATTTACAGTATTGCCTTCACCCTCTCAGAAGTCCCCCGCCAAGTCGTCTTAGCCGTCAGCGATCGCGTGATTTTTCCCGCAATCTCCAAACTCGGCGACTTGCCAAGGGAAGCCATGCTCGCAAAACTAGAAAAACCTCGCTTTCCCGTCCTCATCGCCCTTGCCTTTGGTTTAGCCATCTTGACCGTTTTTGGCGATCTGCTCATTCGATTTCTCTACGACGCACGCTACGACGAAGCAGGATGGATGCTACCGATCTTAGCCTTGGGAATTTGGCCCATCGTTCTCACCCAAAGTTTAGACTCTTGTTTATTTGTTATTGGTAAAATTCGTTCTGTTGTCGTAGGAACCTTTCTCAGCTTTTTAGTTCTCGCGATCGGCATTCCCCTCGGCACTCGCTTTTGGGGTCCCATCGGTGCTGTGATCGCCGTTGCCTTGAGTAATTTACCCCCCTACATTGCAATTACTTTTGGTCTTTGGCGGCATCGTCTAGCCTGTTTGAAACAAGACTTAATCACAACAGTACTTTTTGTTGGATTTTTAGCACTATTTGTTTGGGGTCGTTCGGCGCTCGGATGGGGATATCCTTGGTAG